The region CGAGGGGACGGGAAGCCTTTCTGCCTCCCGTCGGCTCGGTTTCGGCTGTTCTAGGTCAAGGGCTTGCGGTACGGCGTGTGGCACCCGCCGCAGGCCTGGCCCACGGTCGGGAAGGCCGCCTTGACGCCGGCCTCGTCATTGGCCTGGGCGGCCTTCAGCACGTTGCCGCTGGCCTCCTCGAGCTTCTTCGCCGCGGCGAGGAAGTCCGCGTTCTTCTCCCAAATCGCCGGCAGCGCGTTGGTCTCGCCGGTGCCTGATCCCGCCGGAAACAGGGCCGGGATCTTCTTCGCGGTGTCGTTGATGGCGGTCGCCGCGGTCACTGCCGCCTGCTGGTTCCACGGGTTCTCGCCGCGCACCATCCGGTTCAGGGCGCCGGCTGCCGCGCCATTGCCCTTCATCGCCTCCTTGCGGGTGGCGATGGTGGAAGCGGGGGCTTGCGCTTCGGCGACCGACAGCATGGCGGTGGCTGCGACCAGGGCCAGGCACGCGCCCGTGAACCCGGCTGCCACCCATTTTCGAGTGTTCATTTCGATAGCTCTCCCAATCGGTTTTTCTACGGATCGGGCGGCCTATGCCCCCGCCAGACCAGCCCCGACAAGGCACTATGACACGCACATTTCCTGGCTGGCAACCGGACCCGCGGGACGCCGGCTTCACGATTTGTAATCCTGG is a window of Pseudomonadota bacterium DNA encoding:
- a CDS encoding cytochrome c; translation: MNTRKWVAAGFTGACLALVAATAMLSVAEAQAPASTIATRKEAMKGNGAAAGALNRMVRGENPWNQQAAVTAATAINDTAKKIPALFPAGSGTGETNALPAIWEKNADFLAAAKKLEEASGNVLKAAQANDEAGVKAAFPTVGQACGGCHTPYRKPLT